A stretch of DNA from Pseudoalteromonas ruthenica:
GGTGCCTTGTGGGGTGAGCTCAACTTCTAATTCGCCATCCAGCATTTGTCTTTCGAATAGGGCGTTTTCACCGACGTAAGACGCCATGATTTTTTTAATTTGTTTATCTTCGAGTAGCACACCAAGGCCGAAGTCATCCACGCCACAGTTATTAGAAACCACGGTGAGGTCTTTCACCCCTAGGCGTTTAATTTCACTAATGAGGCCTTCTGGGATCCCGCACAGGCCAAAGCCGCCTGCGATCACGGTGTCACCGTCTTTAATTCCCGCCATTGCATCGGCGTAACTGGTGACTACTTTGTCAAAACCGGACATGTCTACGCACTCCTTCGTTGTTGTTATTGGTCACAGTGGGCAAGAACGGCGTTTGCGACCTTGCTTTGTGGTTGTTTATCAAGGGCGCGGCATATTGCTGCGCCTGTCTGTGCCAATCTTTGTAAATCAATACCTGGGTTGATGCCAAGCTTTTGTAATAGATAAACCACATCTTCGGTGGCAACATTTCCTGACGCGCCTTTGGCGTAGGGGCAACCACCGAGTCCCGCCACGGCACTGTCAATGGTGGCAATCCCCATTTTGAGCGCCGTGTAGATGTTACTGATGGCTTGGCCGTAGGTATCATGAAAGTGTACCGCTAGCTTGTCAGCGCTAATATCTTGCAATAGCACGCTCAGCAGGCTTTCTACCTGATTGGCTGTGCCCACACCAATGGTGTCGCCAAGGCTGACTTCGTAACAGTCTAAATCGAGCAGCTGCTGGCTGACCTCGAGCACCTTTTGAGCGCTGACTTCGCCTTGATATGGGCACCCCAGCACACAGCTTACATAGCCGCGCACCTTGATGCCGTTAGCCTGAGCCAAAGCCACCACTGGGCGAAAGCGCTCTATGCTCTCATCAATGCTGCAATTAATGTTTTTGTTGGTAAAGGCTTCACTGGCCGCAGTAAAAATAGCAAATTCGCCCACCCCGGCTTGCAGTGCAAGCTCAGCTCCTTTTAGGTTGGGTGTCAGGGCGCTGAATAATACTTCATCGGGGCGCTCAATAGCGGCAAATACCGCGCTGGAGTCGGCCATTTGTGGCACCCACTTCGGTGAAACAAAGGCGCCGCCCTCAATATGTTTAAGCCCAGCGTCACATAAACCATTTATCAGCGCGACCTTGGCAGCCAAGGGCACACTGGTTTCGTTTTGCAGGCCATCGCGGGCCCCAACTTCGACGATGCGCACTTGATTAGGCATGGCCATTAGCTGTGCTCCTCGACCACGGCAAGTAACGCGCCATGACTAACGAGCTCACCCTCGCCATAGCAGTAACTGCTTAACACGCCATCATGAGGAGCATTAAGCGTATACTCCATTTTCATGGCTTCCATGACCACGATGGCATCGCCTTGAGAGACCTCAGCACCAAGCGCCTGCAGGTGTTTGACCACTGTGCCATTCATTGGCGCGGCAAGGGCGTCGTTGGCACTTTGCTCAGCGCCAATGTAGTGCTTCGATGCCAGCTCAAACTGGAATTGTTGGGCGTCACGCATCACACACAAATGCTCGCTATCAACGGTGGCATCGGCGCTAAAGCGCTGGCCATCGACCACCACCACATAGTGGTTGCCATGGCGTTCGCCATTAATGTTATAGCGCTGACCATCAATATCCACCGACATCCCGGTGGTGGCCACATGCATGACCACATCGTGACCAATAAGCGGCACGACAACTTCATTGACTGAGTTGAGCTTAAAGCCCGCTAAACGTTGCCACGGTGAGGCGCTCGATTGCTGAGTATTTAATTGGCAGAAATACACCCAAGCGGCCATCGCCAATGTATGGGCATCGGCTTGGGGCTCAACGGTCAA
This window harbors:
- a CDS encoding hydroxymethylglutaryl-CoA lyase; this translates as MAMPNQVRIVEVGARDGLQNETSVPLAAKVALINGLCDAGLKHIEGGAFVSPKWVPQMADSSAVFAAIERPDEVLFSALTPNLKGAELALQAGVGEFAIFTAASEAFTNKNINCSIDESIERFRPVVALAQANGIKVRGYVSCVLGCPYQGEVSAQKVLEVSQQLLDLDCYEVSLGDTIGVGTANQVESLLSVLLQDISADKLAVHFHDTYGQAISNIYTALKMGIATIDSAVAGLGGCPYAKGASGNVATEDVVYLLQKLGINPGIDLQRLAQTGAAICRALDKQPQSKVANAVLAHCDQ